The following coding sequences are from one Mytilus trossulus isolate FHL-02 chromosome 8, PNRI_Mtr1.1.1.hap1, whole genome shotgun sequence window:
- the LOC134727595 gene encoding complement C1q tumor necrosis factor-related protein 6-like — MQTIQKEKEPVMFYAVIRGKTFTYNIDTILVFETVIVNEGGHYDKYDGVFVAPRKATYMFSWTVSGTGATYTVTEFVVENKVISSAGEYHGGGTYSSGSMTALCEMEKGDHAWIRSTGVSTEHNLYSHDNYPQSSFLGFLLLTE; from the exons ATGCAGACCATACAAAAag agaAAGAACCAGTGATGTTTTATGCTGTAATTAGAGGGAAAACCTTTACTTATAACATTGACACAATACTGGTGTTTGAAACCGTGATAGTGAATGAAGGAGGGCACTATGATAAATACGATGGTGTGTTCGTGGCTCCTCGAAAAGCAACATATATGTTTTCATGGACTGTTTCTGGAACTGGTGCAACCTACACCGTAACAGAATTCGTAGTAGAAAACAAAGTCATTTCTTCAGCAGGAGAGTATCATGGAGGAGGTACATATTCGTCTGGATCAATGACGGCGCTTTGTGAAATGGAGAAAGGGGATCATGCTTGGATTCGGTCGACTGGAGTATCAACCGAACATAATTTATACAGCCATGACAACTATCCTCAGTCATCCTTCCTTGGATTTCTTTTACTGACTGAATGA
- the LOC134727596 gene encoding uncharacterized protein LOC134727596, translating to MSNQNVYGDCTKKISTNTSLLRNVWYQSKITQVRKEVCSSYSQYQSVIFVNDFVNKKTSRSNDLSTDEIQRIHIQNAENAIPTSCSIKIHNIETDRSHSLISKRNVHGYLCKEVASKYKKMYDEPWTPDIYITDEYLDRLNIPPGNQRNRLIIFYSQSKILFCFLSYHIGNESIVRFRRIIIDKKYPHNIDFLSNTLLASGSRAEGLDMKGSDTDIMLIDSTIEAYEGDDKSNPLISCRYDSMSSDLKPGYVLVEAWMRGYPSTLLSSSFFKTSISVFAPFLKLIFQMEPHGPAMSASTFGDEFDLVYCIKTVTWPNIASEWVFRKRKYGWPSQEMIQSIQSQGCHLVPVSSKVDARTTEEIEWRLSFSFAEKELVHSFSHTQLLVYGLLKLILKEVIDVHHDIAEHLCSYFLKTTVFWVIEDNPQSIWNVDFLILSFHLCLERLIQFIVEENCPNYFVRINNMFLERFTSEGKEKLLALLCEIRHSGFSWVTLSSTLRKLKTFLKYPLSIRSLNCVQNVKFKKECLRLILDLSRHAKFIMSNMIIANRQKFLLSYVKCMVNTPVIRCSFLSHICHFLDIDDKKMTHKDLHILRKLYIQLLCIGCRADLACGKTMLASWLYNQGKFQECLHVTSFVLESVKFRCFHVGSKTVTECSSTTHMTRDFSQQFPSHLNHYYTENITISDKPGKISVRELSRFFNCILNLLSIEDYRRRNAFFYQVCPEVYCYFLRFLCYLRQSDLLHSEEDFNKMIQVHFVGSEYEKQIHDLIVTIMKITGRIITRNVQNNCESDIFTMNDFFHIETDGDLSAFRDVDVSKLSSFFNSLNDYGCDENYMRRIFAFPSSIFQTIFGFLNK from the exons ATGTCCAACCAAAATGTATACGGTGATTGTACCaagaaaatatcaacaaatacaaGTTTATTGAGAAATGTATGGTACCAAAGTAAGATAACCCAGGTACGAAAAGAAGTATGCAGTAGTTACTCTCAGTATCAATCAGTCATCTTTGTGAACGACTTTGTGAATAAGAAGACTTCAAGGAGTAACGATCTGTCTACCGACGAAATTCAACGAATCCATATTCAAAACGCAGAGAACGCTATTCCTACTTCTTGCAGTATAAAGATTCATAACATTGAGACAGACAGGAGTCATAGCTTGATATCGAAAAGAAATGTTCATGGATATCTATGTAAGGAAGTTGCAAGCAAATACAAAAAGATGTACGATGAACCATGGACGCCTGATATTTACATAACAGATGAGTATTTAGACAGACTTAACATTCCGCCAG gcAACCAAAGAAACCGACTCATAATATTCTACTCACAATCCAAAATTCTTTTTTGCTTTTTATCGTATCACATTGGGAATGAGTCCATTGTTAGGTTTCGCAGGATAATAATTGATAAGAAATATCCTCATAATATAGACTTTTTGAGTAATACACTACTTGCAAGTGGAAGTAGAGCGGAGGGTTTGGATATGAAAGGAAGCGACACAGATATCATGCTGATAGACTCCACAATTGAAGCGTATGAAGGTGATGATAAATCGAATCCCTTGATATCATGTCGATACGATTCTATGTCATCTGACTTAAAACCAGGATACGTACTGGTTGAAGCTTGGATGAGAGGTTATCCGTCTACTCTGCTTTCAAGTTCTTTCTTTAAAACAAGCATTTCTGTTTTCGCTCCTTTTCtgaaattgatttttcaaatgGAACCTCATGGACCAGCTATGTCCGCCTCAACGTTTGGAGACGAATTTGATTtagtttattgtataaaaacTGTCACTTGGCCAAACATTGCGAGCGAATGGGTGTTTAGGAAAAGAAAATACGGATGGCCTTCGCAGGAAATGATCCAAAGTATTCAAAGTCAAGGCTGTCATTTAGTTCCTGTCAGTAGTAAAGTAGATGCTAGAACCACAGAAGAAATTGAATGGAGACTATCATTTTCATTTGCAGAAAAGGAGCTAGTTCATTCTTTTAGTCATACACAACTGTTAGTATATGGATTACTGAAACTCATTTTGAAAGAGGTAATAGATGTCCACCATGATATAGCAGAACATTTGTGTTCTTACTTTTTGAAGACCACAGTTTTCTGGGTAATAGAAGACAACCCACAATCTATTTGGAATGTCGATTTCCTTATTTTATCATTCCATTTATGCCTGGAACGTCTTATTCAATTTATTGTAGAGGAAAACTGTCCAAACTACTTTGTTCGAATCAATAATATGTTTTTAGAACGTTTCACATCAGAAGGAAAAGAAAAATTGCTGGCGCTCTTGTGTGAAATACGACACAGTGGATTCAGCTGGGTTACTTTAAGTTCAACCTTGAGAAAACttaaaacttttctaaaatatcCACTATCAATACGATCGCTTAATtgtgttcaaaatgtaaagtttaaaaaagaatgtttaAGACTGATTTTAGATCTGTCAAGACACGCAAAATTCATTATGAGCAATATGATCATCGCAAATCGACAGAAATTCCTCCTATCATATGTAAAGTGTATGGTGAATACACCTGTTATCCGGTGTAGCTTTCTGAGTCACATTTGTCACTTTTTAGACATAGATGATAAGAAAATGACCCATAAAGATCTACATATCTTACGAAAACTATACATACAGTTATTGTGTATAGGATGTAGGGCAGATTTAGCGTGTGGTAAGACAATGCTAGCAAGCTGGTTGTATAATCAGGGAAAGTTTCAAGAATGCTTACACGTAACCAGTTTTGTTTTAGAAAGCGTTAAGTTCAGATGTTTCCATGTTGGCTCTAAAACTGTTACGGAATGTTCTAGCACAACACATATGACGCGGGATTTCAGTCAACAGTTTCCAAGTCatttaaatcattattataCCGAAAATATCACTATTTCTGATAAGCCCGGAAAAATATCTGTGAGAGAACTGTCtagattttttaattgtattttaaatttgttatccATAGAAGACTATAGGCGACGAAATGCATTCTTTTACCAAGTTTGTCCTGAagtgtattgttattttttgcgATTTCTATGCTATCTAAGGCAATCGGATTTACTACATAGTGAGGAggattttaacaaaatgatacAAGTTCATTTCGTTGGATCAGAATACGAGAAACAAATTCATGATTTAATTGTAACTATCATGAAAATCACGGGAAGAATTATAACACGAAATGTTCAAAATAACTGTGAAAGTGACATCTTTAcgatgaatgatttttttcatattgaaacaGATGGAGATCTTTCAGCGTTTCGTGATGTCGATGTTTCAAAGTTATCTAGCTTTTTCAATAGCTTAAATGATTATGGATGTGATGAAAACTATATGAGAAGAATTTTTGCGTTTCCTAGTTCgatatttcaaacaattttcggttttttaaataaataa